Proteins encoded in a region of the Zea mays cultivar B73 chromosome 4, Zm-B73-REFERENCE-NAM-5.0, whole genome shotgun sequence genome:
- the LOC100275050 gene encoding uncharacterized protein LOC100275050 precursor: MRTAVHAALCIVLVIMSSTLSSCEDDEKVSIACDTGCNAAISRLKCFLMAYSEGKVLVSSNCETPTRCGCVFRHKQDATLIAGDVGNKKGY, translated from the exons ATGAGGACTGCCGTGCATGCTGCGCTTTGCATTGTGCTTGTGATAATGTCTTCAACACTGTCATCTTGCGAGGACG ATGAGAAGGTATCTATCGCATGTGACACAGGATGCAATGCCGCGATCTCCCGTCTCAAATGCTTCCTGATGGCCTATTCTGAAGGGAAAGTGTTGGTCAGCAGCAACTGCGAAACGCCGACCAGGTGCGGCTGCGTGTTTCGTCACAAACAAGATGCAACCCTTATCGCCGGCGACGTTGGCAACAAAAAGGGATATTGA